In Nicotiana tabacum cultivar K326 chromosome 11, ASM71507v2, whole genome shotgun sequence, a single window of DNA contains:
- the LOC107798927 gene encoding serine/threonine/tyrosine-protein kinase HT1-like isoform X1, protein MATCFNPFRLRRTKSKPLEMSSSSTRNQWNSSDIETMDRKRFDSLESWSMILESDNVETWEVSKEDQEEWTADLSQLFIGNKFASGAHSRIYRGIYKQRAVAVKMVRIPTHKEETRAKLEQQFKSEVRLLSRLYHPNIVQFIAACKKPPVYCIIMEYMSQGTLRMYLNKKEPYSLSIETILRLALDISRGMAYLHSQGVIHRDLKSSNLLLNDEMRVKVADFGTSCLETQCREAKGNMGTYRWMAPEMIKEKPYTRKVDVYSFGIVLWELTTALLPFQGMTPVQAAFAVAEKNERPPLPASCQPALAHLIKRCWAANPSKRPDFTDIVSALEKYDECVKEGLPLTLHSRLVSRNAILERLKGCVSMNSSIPVHV, encoded by the exons ATGGCTACTTGTTTTAATCCCTTTAGGCTTAGGAGGACAAAGAGTAAACCATTAGAAATGTCTTCATCTTCAACAAGAAATCAGTGGAATTCATCTGATATAGAAACAATGGACAGGAAAAGATTTGATAGTTTAGAATCATGGTCAATGATATTAGAATCTGATAATGTTGAAACTTGGGAAGTTTCTAAAGAGGATCAAGAGGAATGGACAGCTGATTTGTCTCAGCTATTTATAGGTAATAAGTTTGCTTCAGGGGCACATAGCAGGATTTATAGAGGAATTTATAAGCAGAGAGCAGTTGCTGTTAAAATGGTAAGGATTCCAACTCATAAGGAGGAGACTAGAGCTAAACTTGAACAGCAGTTTAAGTCTGAAGTTCGTTTGCTTTCTCGATTATATCATCCCAATATAGTTCAG TTCATTGCTGCTTGTAAAAAGCCTCCTGTATACTGCATTATTATGGAGTACATGTCACAAGGAACATTGAGAATGTATCTCAACAAGAAAGAGCCTTATTCACTTTCAATAGAAACAATTCTGAGGTTAGCTCTTGATATATCGCGAGGGATGGCGTATCTGCATTCACAAGGAGTGATTCATAGAGATCTTAAATCAAGTAACTTACTTCTGAACGACGAAATGCGTGTCAAGGTTGCAGATTTTGGGACATCATGTCTTGAAACACAGTGTCGAGAAGCTAAAGGAAATATGGGAACTTATCGTTGGATGGCACCAGAGATGATTAAGGAAAAACCTTATACACGTAAAGTTGATGTGTATAGCTTTGGAATTGTGCTTTGGGAGCTCACAACAGCTTTGTTACCATTTCAAGGAATGACGCCCGTGCAAGCCGCTTTTGCTGTTGCTGAGAAG AATGAACGACCACCCTTGCCCGCGAGTTGTCAACCAGCACTCGCGCACCTCATAAAACGCTGCTGGGCTGCGAACCCCTCAAAGAGGCCAGACTTCACAGACATTGTATCTGCATTAGAGAAATACGACGAATGTGTCAAAGAAGGGCTTCCATTGACACTCCATTCAAGACTTGTCAGTCGAAACGCCATTCTTGAACGATTGAAAGGCTGTGTATCAATGAATTCATCTATACCTGTACATGTCTGA
- the LOC107798927 gene encoding serine/threonine/tyrosine-protein kinase HT1-like isoform X2, with protein MATCFNPFRLRRTKSKPLEMSSSSTRNQWNSSDIETMDRKRFDSLESWSMILESDNVETWEVSKEDQEEWTADLSQLFIGNKFASGAHSRIYRGIYKQRAVAVKMFIAACKKPPVYCIIMEYMSQGTLRMYLNKKEPYSLSIETILRLALDISRGMAYLHSQGVIHRDLKSSNLLLNDEMRVKVADFGTSCLETQCREAKGNMGTYRWMAPEMIKEKPYTRKVDVYSFGIVLWELTTALLPFQGMTPVQAAFAVAEKNERPPLPASCQPALAHLIKRCWAANPSKRPDFTDIVSALEKYDECVKEGLPLTLHSRLVSRNAILERLKGCVSMNSSIPVHV; from the exons ATGGCTACTTGTTTTAATCCCTTTAGGCTTAGGAGGACAAAGAGTAAACCATTAGAAATGTCTTCATCTTCAACAAGAAATCAGTGGAATTCATCTGATATAGAAACAATGGACAGGAAAAGATTTGATAGTTTAGAATCATGGTCAATGATATTAGAATCTGATAATGTTGAAACTTGGGAAGTTTCTAAAGAGGATCAAGAGGAATGGACAGCTGATTTGTCTCAGCTATTTATAGGTAATAAGTTTGCTTCAGGGGCACATAGCAGGATTTATAGAGGAATTTATAAGCAGAGAGCAGTTGCTGTTAAAATG TTCATTGCTGCTTGTAAAAAGCCTCCTGTATACTGCATTATTATGGAGTACATGTCACAAGGAACATTGAGAATGTATCTCAACAAGAAAGAGCCTTATTCACTTTCAATAGAAACAATTCTGAGGTTAGCTCTTGATATATCGCGAGGGATGGCGTATCTGCATTCACAAGGAGTGATTCATAGAGATCTTAAATCAAGTAACTTACTTCTGAACGACGAAATGCGTGTCAAGGTTGCAGATTTTGGGACATCATGTCTTGAAACACAGTGTCGAGAAGCTAAAGGAAATATGGGAACTTATCGTTGGATGGCACCAGAGATGATTAAGGAAAAACCTTATACACGTAAAGTTGATGTGTATAGCTTTGGAATTGTGCTTTGGGAGCTCACAACAGCTTTGTTACCATTTCAAGGAATGACGCCCGTGCAAGCCGCTTTTGCTGTTGCTGAGAAG AATGAACGACCACCCTTGCCCGCGAGTTGTCAACCAGCACTCGCGCACCTCATAAAACGCTGCTGGGCTGCGAACCCCTCAAAGAGGCCAGACTTCACAGACATTGTATCTGCATTAGAGAAATACGACGAATGTGTCAAAGAAGGGCTTCCATTGACACTCCATTCAAGACTTGTCAGTCGAAACGCCATTCTTGAACGATTGAAAGGCTGTGTATCAATGAATTCATCTATACCTGTACATGTCTGA